Genomic window (Burkholderia sp. HI2500):
TTGTCGGGAACGACGACTGGCGTGTGCGCAAGCAGGTGAGCGATTCGTTTCACGACACGCCGCTCGCGGCGCAACTCGACCGCCACGGCATCCGTTCGGTGCTGATCTGCGGTTATGCGACCGAGTTCTGCGTCGATTCGGCCGCGCGCCGCGCGGCGCTGCTCGGCTACCGGACGACGGTCGTGTCCGATCTGCACACGACGAACGAGCGCACGCACCTGTCGGCCGCGCAGATCGTCGCGCACCATCACTTCGTATGGCAAAGCAATTCGCTGTCGGGTAACCCGGTGACGCCGCGTCCGCTCGCGGACGTCCTTTCGACGGAGTTCGCATGACGATCAAGGC
Coding sequences:
- a CDS encoding cysteine hydrolase family protein, whose product is MADTAVIVVDMQRGLVERARPAYRLDDVVSGINRLTAAARAANAPVCFVQHDGDADDDIVPGTPGWELHAGLVVGNDDWRVRKQVSDSFHDTPLAAQLDRHGIRSVLICGYATEFCVDSAARRAALLGYRTTVVSDLHTTNERTHLSAAQIVAHHHFVWQSNSLSGNPVTPRPLADVLSTEFA